From one Acipenser ruthenus chromosome 21, fAciRut3.2 maternal haplotype, whole genome shotgun sequence genomic stretch:
- the LOC117427985 gene encoding RNA-binding protein MEX3B-like, whose protein sequence is MPSSLFADMDRNGSSGETHDDQRALQIALELSLLGLDNDDNSVYDNEPRRKSVNMTECVPVPSSEHVAEIVGRQGCKIKALRAKTNTYIKTPVRGDEPVFVVTGRREDVAMARREIISAAEHFSMIRASRNKNSSLNGAATVPGPPNLPGQTTIQVRVPYRVVGLVVGPKGATIKRIQQQTHTYIVTPSRDKEPVFEVTGMPENVDRAREEIEAHIAVRTGGLIELTDENDFHANGTDVGFELHGPGSLWSKPTPSMAPHAGRKPFSNYRNDSSSSLGSASTDSYFGNNSSSRPADYSPPSPALSYTASNNGNNNNNKNNNNNNVNVHGNGNGFIYGSDVISPDCTDLTFDSPSGFDPAPAPPGSTLIWSQYERNVAISTTTATTTAIYPTSASTNANGIIANQRRVNGVGCTAKPRLSPPLHHVTGVAEHPLARRVRSDPGGGGLGFPGYTSNGLSSGIGSLSGSPLSGVPSDSSSSSSSSSSSSTSSGTGRKGSRDCSVCFESEVIAALVPCGHNLFCMECANRICEKNEPKCPVCHAAVSQAIRIFS, encoded by the exons ATGCCAAGCTCACTTTTTGCCGACATGGACAGGAACGGAAGCAGCGGGGAGACCCACGATGACCAAAGAGCCCTGCAGATAGCACTGGAGCTTTCTTTGCTCGGTTTGGACAACGATGACAATTCCGTCTACGATAACGAACCGAGAAGAAAGAGCGTCAACATGACCGAGTGCGTCCCAGTTCCAAGCTCAGAGCATGTAGCCGAAATTGTCGGAAGGCAAG GATGTAAAATCAAAGCTCTCAGAGCTAAGACCAACACCTATATCAAGACCCCAGTGCGTGGGGATGAGCCAGTCTTTGTTGTGACCGGCAGAAGGGAAGATGTAGCAATGGCCAGGAGGGAAATCATCTCAGCCGCAGAGCATTTCTCCATGATCCGAGCCTCCAGGAATAAAAACAGCAGCTTGAACGGGGCTGCCACAGTCCCGGGGCCACCCAACCTGCCCGGGCAGACCACCATCCAGGTGCGGGTTCCCTACAGAGTGGTGGGGCTGGTGGTGGGACCCAAGGGGGCGACCATCAAACGCATCCAGCAGCAGACACACACCTACATTGTCACTCCGAGCAGGGATAAAGAGCCAGTCTTTGAGGTCACGGGCATGCCTGAGAACGTGGACCGAGCCCGGGAGGAGATCGAAGCGCACATCGCCGTGCGCACTGGGGGTCTGATCGAGCTGACAGACGAGAACGACTTCCACGCCAATGGCACCGATGTGGGATTTGAGCTTCATGGCCCAGGGAGCCTGTGGAGCAAGCCCACGCCCAGCATGGCCCCCCATGCCGGCCGCAAGCCTTTCTCCAACTACCGCAATGACAGCTCCAGCTCTCTGGGGAGTGCCTCCACAGACTCCTACTTTGGGAACAACAGCAGTTCCAGGCCGGCAGATTACAGCCCGCCAAGCCCTGCCTTGAGCTACACCGCTTCAAACAatggcaacaacaacaacaacaaaaacaacaacaacaacaacgttaACGTCCATGGCAATGGGAATGGATTTATCTATGGGAGTGATGTCATTTCCCCAGATTGCACTGACTTGACCTTCGACTCTCCGTCAGGGTTTGACCCCGCACCTGCCCCACCCGGGTCAACCCTGATCTGGTCCCAGTACGAACGCAACGTGGCCATTTCTACCAccaccgccaccaccactgccatcTATCCAACCAGTGCTTCCACTAACGCCAACGGGATCATTGCGAACCAGAGACGGGTGAACGGCGTGGGGTGCACCGCCAAGCCTCGGCTCTCCCCTCCCTTGCACCACGTCACCGGGGTTGCAGAGCATCCTCTGGCACGCAGAGTGCGCAGTGATCCTGGAGGTGGAGGCCTCGGCTTCCCTGGTTATACCAGCAACGGGCTTTCCAGTGGCATTGGCTCTCTCTCGGGGTCCCCCCTGTCTGGGGTCCCCTCTGATTCCTCTTCCTCGAGCTCTTCGTCCAGCTCCTCCTCTACCTCGTCTGGTACAGGGAGGAAGGGCAGCCGGGATTGCTCGGTTTGCTTTGAGAGCGAAGTGATCGCAGCCCTGGTCCCATGTGGCCACAACTTGTTCTGCATGGAATGTGCGAACCGCATCTGTGAGAAAAACGAGCCCAAATGCCCCGTCTGCCACGCTGCAGTTTCTCAGGCTATACGTATATtttcataa